One window from the genome of Amycolatopsis sp. NBC_01480 encodes:
- a CDS encoding aspartate-semialdehyde dehydrogenase codes for MANGLRVGVVGATGQVGAVMRKLLAERDFPVEELRYFASSRSAGTKLPWRDTEIVVEDAATADPSGLDIALFSAGGATSKEQSPRFAAAGVTVIDNSSAFRRDPDVPLVVSEVNPEAIKEARKGIIANPNCTTMAAMPVLKPLHDEAGLLRLIASTYQAVSGSGLAGVDELAAQVNAVATRAASLTHDGSAVEFPAPAKYVAPIAFNVLPMAGSIVDDGSFETDEEQKLRNESRKILGLPDLLVSGTCVRVPVFTGHALSVNVEFERPLSVARATELLSRAPGVELSDVPTPLQAAGADPSFVGRIRTDPGVPDGRGLALFLTADNLRKGAALNAVQIAELIAESR; via the coding sequence ATGGCGAACGGCCTTCGCGTCGGGGTGGTCGGGGCGACCGGCCAGGTCGGCGCCGTGATGCGGAAACTGCTGGCGGAGCGGGACTTCCCGGTCGAGGAGCTGCGCTACTTCGCGTCCTCGCGCTCGGCGGGCACCAAACTTCCCTGGCGGGACACCGAAATCGTCGTCGAGGACGCGGCGACGGCGGATCCGTCCGGTTTGGACATCGCGCTGTTCTCCGCGGGCGGCGCGACGTCGAAGGAGCAGTCGCCGCGGTTCGCCGCCGCGGGCGTGACGGTGATCGACAACTCGTCGGCCTTCCGGCGCGACCCGGACGTGCCGCTGGTCGTCAGCGAAGTGAACCCGGAAGCGATCAAGGAAGCGCGCAAGGGGATCATCGCGAACCCCAACTGCACCACCATGGCCGCGATGCCGGTGCTCAAGCCGCTGCACGACGAGGCGGGCCTGCTCCGCCTGATCGCCAGCACGTACCAGGCGGTGTCGGGCAGCGGCCTGGCCGGCGTCGACGAGCTGGCGGCGCAGGTGAACGCGGTCGCGACGCGCGCGGCTTCGCTGACCCACGACGGTTCCGCGGTGGAGTTCCCCGCGCCGGCCAAGTACGTCGCCCCGATCGCGTTCAACGTCCTGCCGATGGCCGGCTCCATTGTGGACGACGGCTCGTTCGAGACGGACGAAGAGCAGAAGCTGCGCAACGAAAGCCGCAAGATCCTCGGCCTGCCGGACCTGCTGGTGTCGGGTACTTGCGTGCGTGTCCCGGTGTTCACCGGCCACGCGCTGTCGGTGAACGTGGAATTCGAGCGGCCCCTTTCGGTCGCCCGCGCCACCGAGCTGCTTTCGCGCGCCCCGGGCGTCGAGCTCTCGGACGTCCCGACCCCGCTGCAGGCCGCGGGCGCCGACCCCAGCTTCGTCGGCCGCATCCGCACCGACCCGGGTGTGCCCGACGGCCGCGGCCTGGCCCTGTTCCTGACGGCGGACAACCTGCGCAAGGGCGCGGCGCTGAACGCGGTGCAGATCGCGGAGCTGATCGCCGAGAGCCGCTGA
- a CDS encoding aspartate kinase has translation MALVVQKYGGSSLESADRIKRVAERIVATKKAGNDVVVVCSAMGDTTDELLDLAQQVNPAPPEREMDMLLTAGERISNSLVAMAISAQGAEAWSFTGSQAGVVTTSVHGNARIIDVTPSRVTEALEQGYVALVAGFQGVAQDTKDITTLGRGGSDTTAVALAAALNADVCEIYSDVDGVYTADPRIVPDAKKLDTIPYEEMLELAASGSKILHLRSVEYARRYGVPIRVRSSYSDKPGTTVAGSIEEIPVEQALITGVAHDRSEAKITVTGVPDTAGAAARIFRVIADAEIDIDMVLQNVSSTVSGRTDITFTLSKANGAKAVKELEKVKTEIGFESVLYDDHVGKVSLVGAGMRSHPGVTATFCEALASSGVNIEIINTSEIRISVLIRDAQLDEAVRAIHEAFELGGDEEAVVYAGSGR, from the coding sequence GTGGCCCTCGTGGTCCAGAAGTACGGCGGATCGTCGCTGGAGAGTGCCGACCGGATCAAGCGCGTCGCGGAGCGCATCGTCGCCACCAAGAAGGCGGGCAACGACGTCGTCGTGGTGTGCTCGGCGATGGGCGACACCACCGACGAGCTGCTTGATCTGGCGCAGCAGGTGAATCCGGCGCCGCCGGAGCGGGAGATGGACATGCTGCTCACCGCCGGTGAGCGCATATCGAACTCGCTGGTCGCCATGGCCATCTCGGCCCAGGGGGCCGAGGCGTGGTCGTTCACCGGTTCGCAGGCCGGGGTCGTCACGACGTCGGTGCACGGCAACGCGCGCATCATCGACGTCACGCCGAGCCGCGTCACCGAAGCCCTCGAACAGGGCTACGTCGCGCTGGTCGCCGGGTTCCAGGGCGTGGCCCAGGACACCAAGGACATCACCACCCTCGGCCGCGGCGGCTCGGACACCACGGCCGTCGCGCTCGCCGCGGCGCTGAACGCCGACGTGTGCGAGATCTATTCCGATGTGGACGGTGTGTACACCGCGGACCCGCGGATCGTGCCGGACGCGAAGAAGCTCGACACCATCCCGTACGAGGAGATGCTGGAGCTGGCCGCGAGCGGGTCGAAGATCCTGCACCTGCGCTCGGTGGAGTACGCGCGGCGCTACGGCGTGCCGATCCGAGTCCGCTCTTCCTACAGTGACAAGCCGGGCACCACGGTGGCCGGTTCTATCGAGGAGATCCCCGTGGAACAAGCGCTGATCACCGGTGTGGCACACGACCGCTCCGAGGCCAAGATCACGGTCACCGGGGTGCCGGACACCGCCGGCGCGGCGGCCCGGATCTTCCGCGTGATCGCCGACGCCGAGATCGACATCGACATGGTGCTGCAGAACGTGTCCAGCACGGTCTCCGGCCGGACCGACATCACCTTCACGCTGTCGAAGGCCAATGGCGCCAAGGCGGTCAAGGAGCTGGAGAAGGTCAAGACCGAGATCGGCTTCGAGTCGGTGCTCTACGACGACCACGTCGGCAAGGTCTCGCTGGTCGGCGCGGGCATGCGCTCGCACCCGGGCGTCACGGCGACGTTCTGCGAGGCGCTGGCCTCCTCCGGCGTGAACATCGAAATCATCAACACCTCGGAGATCCGGATCTCGGTGCTGATCCGTGACGCGCAGCTGGACGAGGCCGTGCGCGCGATCCACGAGGCGTTCGAGCTCGGCGGCGATGAAGAAGCCGTCGTCTACGCGGGGAGTGGTCGCTGA
- a CDS encoding nitroreductase family protein: protein MRKTAETSVPLTPAIAERWSPRAFDAGAELTGPQLTALLEAARWAPSFGNTQPARYLAGRRGERAFTLILEALNSGNQAWAFRASALLIGVMVTTNEKGDIPYAEYGLGMASENLVLQAVELGLVAHQMAGFSADAVRSSFGLPDHAVPRIAIAVGSLADASVLEDERRIARELAPRERLPLSEFAFGEGWGNPALP, encoded by the coding sequence GTGCGCAAAACCGCCGAGACGAGCGTCCCCCTCACGCCGGCCATCGCCGAGCGCTGGAGCCCCCGCGCCTTCGACGCCGGGGCCGAGCTGACCGGGCCGCAGCTGACCGCCCTGCTGGAGGCCGCCCGCTGGGCGCCGTCCTTCGGCAACACCCAGCCGGCCCGTTATCTGGCCGGCCGCCGCGGCGAGCGCGCGTTCACCCTGATCCTCGAGGCGCTGAACTCGGGGAACCAGGCGTGGGCGTTCCGCGCCAGCGCGCTGCTGATCGGCGTGATGGTGACCACGAATGAGAAGGGCGACATCCCGTACGCCGAGTACGGCCTCGGCATGGCGAGCGAGAACCTGGTGCTGCAGGCCGTCGAGCTGGGGCTGGTCGCGCACCAGATGGCCGGCTTCTCCGCCGACGCCGTGCGCTCCTCGTTCGGGCTGCCCGATCACGCCGTGCCGCGGATCGCCATCGCCGTCGGCTCGCTCGCCGACGCGTCGGTGCTGGAGGACGAGCGGCGCATCGCGCGGGAGCTGGCGCCGCGGGAACGGCTGCCGCTGAGCGAGTTCGCGTTCGGCGAAGGCTGGGGCAACCCCGCCCTTCCGTGA
- a CDS encoding ANTAR domain-containing protein encodes MSDRSDRGRDLAVVLGLVETERLRAERAAGVASRHDDLAVTGSAGMRGFHLRLAEVHRGSERAHRAAVVMHAYYAERTLGRGPEPSDAPTFIEAVAEACGAHSTAVTLFGAHASDSMAATSGPLAEAAQDLEYVYGEGPAVAVLTGPGELSLSGGELSRHWPQFGAALQEIGVDSVVSARLGAAASPLGAITVYQPPSDHGALAVRSLSAVAEALTNTALLPILEAEDGLPAHPLFDDVGLRLVVHQAAGVVMTTGNCGAADALSLIRAHAFAAGRSVLDVALAIVDRTLVLP; translated from the coding sequence ATGAGCGACCGCTCCGACCGTGGGCGCGACCTGGCGGTCGTGCTGGGTCTCGTCGAGACCGAGCGGCTGCGGGCGGAGCGCGCAGCCGGCGTCGCTTCGCGGCACGACGACTTGGCCGTCACCGGCAGTGCCGGGATGCGCGGGTTCCACCTCCGGCTGGCGGAGGTCCACCGTGGCAGCGAGCGCGCGCACCGCGCCGCCGTGGTGATGCACGCCTATTACGCCGAACGGACTCTCGGCCGGGGGCCGGAGCCGTCGGACGCGCCGACCTTCATCGAGGCGGTCGCCGAAGCCTGTGGTGCGCACAGCACCGCCGTGACCCTGTTCGGCGCCCACGCGAGCGACTCGATGGCGGCGACCTCCGGGCCGCTCGCCGAGGCCGCGCAGGACCTCGAGTACGTCTACGGCGAGGGCCCGGCCGTCGCCGTGCTGACCGGGCCCGGCGAGCTGAGCCTGAGCGGTGGCGAGCTGAGCCGGCACTGGCCCCAGTTCGGGGCGGCTTTGCAGGAAATCGGCGTGGACTCGGTGGTTTCGGCACGGCTCGGCGCGGCGGCTTCGCCGCTGGGCGCGATCACCGTCTACCAGCCCCCGTCCGACCACGGCGCGCTGGCGGTGCGGTCGCTGAGCGCGGTCGCCGAAGCGCTGACGAACACCGCGCTGCTGCCGATCCTCGAGGCCGAGGACGGGTTGCCCGCCCACCCGCTGTTCGACGACGTCGGCCTCCGGCTGGTGGTGCACCAGGCGGCCGGCGTGGTCATGACCACCGGGAACTGCGGCGCCGCGGACGCGCTGTCGCTGATCCGCGCGCACGCGTTCGCGGCGGGCCGGAGCGTGCTGGACGTGGCGCTGGCGATCGTGGACCGGACCCTGGTCCTGCCGTAA
- a CDS encoding ANTAR domain-containing protein, translating to MAPMRNREEWLAESMLELADTLVPGFEPLPYWLSVAGRFAELTNTSVRLNATADQGTGTVVACTDDRLEAATLGEVLIEEGPGADCELTGDPIVDVRLDGAAESWPRLAPAAYALGFRMMHAFPLRLRETSLGSVTLLAATPDRLSEGNFRLARSLAEVATISMLQRRAVVALTETSGQLQHALSSRVVIEQAKGLISSKLDVSMEEAFKLLRGYVRGRNLKLNEVATRLVERSTAVAELLMLPEQGKTLPPGGRKPPAAQG from the coding sequence ATGGCACCCATGCGGAACCGCGAGGAATGGCTCGCCGAATCGATGCTGGAGCTGGCCGACACGCTGGTCCCCGGTTTCGAGCCGCTGCCCTATTGGCTCAGCGTGGCCGGCCGGTTCGCCGAGCTGACGAACACCTCCGTCCGCCTGAACGCGACCGCGGACCAGGGCACCGGGACCGTGGTGGCGTGCACCGACGACCGGCTCGAGGCGGCGACGCTGGGCGAGGTGCTGATCGAGGAGGGCCCCGGCGCGGACTGCGAGCTGACCGGCGACCCGATCGTCGACGTCCGGCTGGACGGCGCGGCCGAAAGCTGGCCGCGGCTGGCCCCGGCTGCGTACGCGCTCGGTTTCCGCATGATGCACGCGTTCCCACTGCGGCTGCGCGAAACGTCGCTCGGCTCGGTCACCCTGCTGGCCGCGACGCCGGATCGGTTGTCGGAAGGGAATTTCCGCCTGGCCCGGAGTCTCGCCGAAGTCGCCACGATCAGCATGCTCCAGCGCCGCGCCGTGGTCGCGCTGACCGAGACCTCAGGGCAGCTGCAGCACGCGCTGAGCAGCCGGGTGGTGATCGAGCAGGCCAAGGGGCTGATCTCCAGCAAGCTGGACGTCAGCATGGAAGAGGCGTTCAAGCTGCTGCGCGGTTACGTGCGCGGGCGCAACCTGAAGCTGAACGAAGTCGCCACGCGGCTCGTCGAGCGGAGCACGGCCGTCGCGGAGCTGCTGATGCTGCCGGAGCAGGGGAAAACGCTCCCGCCCGGCGGCCGGAAACCGCCCGCCGCCCAGGGCTGA
- a CDS encoding CheR family methyltransferase — protein MSPPEDEIEDNGQLEELLTFIRDSRGFDFTGYKRTSLARRIRKRMQTVGFERYPDYRDHLESNAEEFQELFNTVLINVTSFFRDIEAWSFLQTAVVPDLVAKTDPAQEIRIWSAGCSSGQEAYTLAIAFAEHLGIEQATKRVKIYGTDVDEEALREARTGLYPAKALERLPEGMRTKYFEPSGELFAFRRDLRRRVIFGRHDVTRDAPISRVDLLACRNTLMYFNVEAQVKIIERFHFALHESGYLFLGKAEMLLSDSARFDVANMRHRVFRSRVGGGHPRGTRFDLAAGADLRDANRRRLVTDLALASAPDAMLGVDSDGTVAMVNGAARLQFGLSSHDVGRPFHELEVSYRPTELRSAIDQAHAERRSVRLTAVQSRQPGDDAQHFDIIVRPLITSDGEDVGAAITFVDTTEATRLQREIKRAQENLATAYAELQSTNAELETVNEELQSSIEELETTNEELQSTNEELETTNEELQSGNEELETMNEEMRIRTAELDETRTFFEGVLSSVEAGVVVLDGQLQVRSWNRGAEELWGLRADEVFREDFFKLDFGLPTDVLRERVRTSNDTGERSGPLKIDAVNRKGRPLVCRVSCSPLHGPGEGVVLLMEQDRKS, from the coding sequence ATGAGCCCTCCCGAGGACGAGATCGAGGACAACGGCCAGCTGGAGGAGCTGCTGACGTTCATCCGCGATTCCCGCGGCTTCGATTTCACCGGCTACAAGCGGACTTCGCTCGCCCGCCGGATCCGCAAGCGCATGCAGACCGTGGGATTCGAGCGCTACCCCGACTACCGGGACCACCTCGAGAGCAACGCCGAGGAGTTCCAGGAGCTGTTCAACACCGTCCTGATCAACGTCACGAGCTTCTTCCGCGACATCGAGGCGTGGAGCTTCCTGCAGACCGCGGTCGTGCCGGACCTGGTCGCGAAAACCGACCCGGCCCAGGAGATCCGGATCTGGAGCGCGGGCTGTTCGAGCGGGCAGGAGGCGTACACGCTGGCGATCGCCTTCGCCGAGCACCTCGGCATCGAGCAGGCCACCAAGCGGGTCAAGATCTACGGCACGGACGTCGACGAGGAGGCCCTGCGCGAAGCCCGCACCGGGCTGTACCCGGCGAAGGCGCTGGAACGGCTTCCCGAAGGCATGCGCACGAAGTACTTCGAACCGTCCGGCGAGCTGTTCGCGTTCCGCCGCGACCTGCGGCGCCGGGTGATCTTCGGCCGCCACGACGTCACGCGCGACGCGCCGATCTCGCGTGTGGACCTGCTTGCCTGCCGGAACACGTTGATGTACTTCAACGTCGAGGCCCAGGTCAAGATCATCGAAAGGTTCCACTTCGCGCTCCACGAAAGCGGTTACCTGTTCCTCGGCAAGGCCGAGATGCTGCTTTCGGACAGCGCGCGGTTCGACGTCGCCAACATGCGCCACCGCGTGTTCCGCAGCCGGGTCGGCGGCGGCCATCCGCGCGGCACCCGGTTCGACCTGGCGGCCGGGGCCGACCTGCGCGACGCGAACCGGCGGCGGCTGGTCACCGACCTCGCGCTGGCCTCGGCCCCGGACGCGATGCTCGGCGTCGACAGCGACGGCACGGTGGCCATGGTCAACGGCGCGGCGCGGCTCCAGTTCGGGCTCAGCTCGCACGACGTCGGCCGTCCGTTCCACGAGCTGGAGGTCTCCTATCGCCCGACCGAGCTGCGCTCCGCGATCGACCAGGCCCACGCCGAGCGCCGCAGCGTCCGGCTGACCGCGGTGCAGAGCCGCCAGCCCGGTGACGACGCGCAGCACTTCGACATCATCGTCCGGCCGCTGATCACCAGCGACGGCGAGGACGTCGGCGCCGCGATCACGTTCGTCGACACCACCGAGGCGACCCGGCTCCAGCGCGAGATCAAGCGCGCCCAGGAGAATCTCGCGACCGCGTACGCCGAGCTCCAGTCGACCAACGCGGAACTGGAGACGGTGAACGAGGAACTCCAGTCGAGCATCGAGGAACTGGAGACCACCAACGAGGAACTCCAGTCCACCAACGAAGAACTCGAGACCACCAACGAGGAACTCCAGTCCGGCAACGAGGAACTGGAGACCATGAACGAGGAGATGCGCATCCGCACGGCCGAGCTGGACGAGACGCGCACGTTCTTCGAAGGCGTGCTCTCCAGCGTCGAGGCCGGGGTGGTGGTCCTGGACGGGCAGCTGCAGGTGCGCAGCTGGAACCGCGGCGCGGAGGAGCTGTGGGGCCTGCGCGCCGACGAGGTGTTCCGGGAGGACTTCTTCAAGCTGGACTTCGGCCTGCCCACGGACGTGCTCCGCGAGCGAGTCCGGACCTCCAACGACACCGGCGAACGGTCCGGCCCGCTGAAGATCGACGCGGTCAACCGCAAGGGCCGTCCGCTGGTCTGCCGGGTCAGCTGCTCACCGCTGCACGGCCCGGGCGAGGGCGTGGTGCTGCTGATGGAGCAGGATCGCAAGTCCTGA